Proteins encoded in a region of the Bombiscardovia apis genome:
- a CDS encoding InlB B-repeat-containing protein codes for MSAVYQRHNPGGGGIELAQPAHADPVKQSPSQHLTRGGNGSSETVDEVTLSPIHGPANAASTTTITPPERASGAIYTQVSAGEDHTLALGSDGHVYSWGNNTYGQLGTGDSGLFVAHPRMIKAPINTRFTLVSAGANYSLALDSGGHIWSWGVNGNGQLGITANSGNMNPNPNPTDITLQGRTPSSMRTIVAGATHSMALDSLGQVWTWGNNSRGQLGRAGTGQDPTPFNITNQGGLPSSIIQISAGRAHSMALDSNGHIWTWGSKERGQVGDGHMDSNLASSYPTPIDITTSNNLPTNMTQISAGGSFSMALDGNGHIWTWGDNTNKQLAFVPTPIKLPPPPPGSHQEEYERMVAPSPTDITAKNAIPANMTSISAGHSYSMALDSNGHIWTWGSNSTGQLGTTSPDNIVPTDMTSSSHLTSNVSQISASHSINSHSLLVDRDHHIWAWGNNKKGQLGDIQVPLTYSTSPSRVMEPKGATINGVNFGGTTATANTVDPTTNMWTLNVPLHAAGKVNVVVEWSIVWANENGMLATDFPTSATLHYEYIDVGNPPPGSHLVRFDLGGAPGAAPADQYLDGTVQKAQWPSTVPTWENHWFIGWYDSSNQAWDFTQSVTANMTLTAKWEARSFSIDPTQGPTSGGNTVSITAPNPPSLTYAQVSSGGTHTLALGTDGNLYGWGSTYSGELGEFMGIAYYPIRIKTPAGVQFRQVAAGQWLSLALDSRGHVWTMGSNTVGQLGLGTIDDDNHRQPVDISALGKLPTNIVQIQASTLYAMALDSAGHVWTWGSNQNGELGNGSQPSQPIAGGRNDPTDITGQGGLPAGIVQISGAAGSPLALDSAGHVWTWGVGTLRNMQDAGIPVSLKPVPVDLCALGLLPASIAQVSTGDIALDRNGHVWTWGDNSNGQLGNGTVSPSVAPWARPADITALGKLPPSVTQISSDFNSYLVLDSAGHLWTWGWTDNRLGYSSRYDSPTPTDITALNHLSTNIIQISVGHSMSAVLDSNHHILTWGGSSYLGKEPFAPTTNPYIASPIALPKVVVQQVDFDTTKSTDDPSWDETAKVWKVTAPQHWPGTVDVHIRWALDGDGQSDYILPYSFIGSAIALLLPAAGELSRQRTVAVATWGLATSAVLVLVCRQLGLRHKFPNLQNGRHKH; via the coding sequence ATTAGCGCTGTCTATCAACGTCATAATCCTGGGGGGGGGGGCATCGAACTTGCCCAACCTGCCCACGCTGACCCGGTCAAACAGTCTCCGTCTCAGCATCTAACGCGCGGTGGCAACGGGTCTTCCGAAACAGTAGATGAAGTAACCCTAAGCCCCATTCACGGCCCCGCCAATGCTGCGTCCACCACAACTATTACGCCACCCGAACGCGCTAGCGGAGCAATTTATACGCAGGTAAGCGCTGGAGAGGATCACACACTAGCTCTCGGCAGCGATGGCCATGTCTACTCTTGGGGCAACAACACTTACGGCCAGCTCGGTACCGGCGATTCTGGATTATTTGTAGCTCATCCTCGTATGATTAAAGCTCCTATTAACACACGTTTTACGCTAGTGAGCGCTGGAGCCAACTATTCCCTAGCCCTCGACTCTGGCGGCCACATCTGGAGCTGGGGTGTCAACGGAAACGGCCAACTAGGCATTACCGCTAACTCTGGCAATATGAATCCCAATCCCAACCCCACAGACATCACTTTACAGGGCCGAACTCCCAGTTCTATGCGCACCATCGTCGCAGGCGCGACTCATTCGATGGCCTTAGACAGCCTCGGGCAAGTTTGGACCTGGGGAAACAATAGTAGAGGGCAGCTCGGGCGGGCGGGGACAGGGCAAGATCCCACACCTTTCAACATCACCAACCAAGGTGGTTTGCCGTCCTCAATTATTCAGATCAGCGCGGGGCGCGCGCACTCCATGGCCCTAGACAGCAACGGACACATCTGGACCTGGGGCAGCAAGGAGCGAGGCCAGGTGGGCGACGGGCACATGGATTCCAACTTGGCTAGCTCCTACCCCACCCCAATCGATATCACCACGTCCAACAATCTGCCAACGAACATGACGCAAATCAGCGCAGGGGGCTCGTTCTCCATGGCCCTAGATGGCAACGGACACATCTGGACCTGGGGAGACAATACTAACAAGCAATTAGCCTTCGTTCCCACCCCTATCAAATTGCCTCCGCCCCCGCCTGGCAGCCACCAGGAGGAGTATGAGAGGATGGTAGCTCCCTCGCCCACAGACATCACCGCAAAAAATGCGATACCAGCGAATATGACCAGCATCAGCGCTGGCCACTCCTATTCTATGGCTTTAGACAGTAACGGACACATCTGGACTTGGGGCAGCAACAGCACTGGGCAGCTGGGAACAACCAGCCCAGACAATATAGTTCCAACCGACATGACGAGCTCCAGCCATCTGACCAGCAACGTCAGCCAAATCAGCGCAAGTCATAGCATCAACAGCCACTCTTTACTCGTCGACCGTGACCACCACATTTGGGCTTGGGGCAACAACAAAAAAGGCCAGCTCGGCGATATTCAAGTTCCCCTTACTTACAGCACATCTCCTTCGCGCGTAATGGAACCCAAGGGCGCTACCATCAATGGGGTCAACTTTGGTGGCACCACGGCCACCGCGAATACCGTCGACCCAACAACCAACATGTGGACCTTAAATGTACCCCTCCACGCAGCCGGCAAAGTCAACGTTGTAGTGGAATGGAGTATCGTTTGGGCCAATGAGAACGGTATGCTCGCTACCGATTTCCCCACTTCCGCCACCCTTCACTATGAGTACATAGATGTTGGCAACCCTCCACCTGGTTCGCACCTCGTACGCTTTGATTTGGGGGGCGCCCCGGGAGCAGCACCCGCAGACCAATACTTAGACGGGACCGTACAAAAAGCCCAATGGCCCTCGACTGTGCCTACTTGGGAAAATCACTGGTTTATTGGTTGGTACGACAGCAGTAACCAAGCCTGGGACTTTACCCAGAGCGTTACTGCGAATATGACCCTCACAGCCAAGTGGGAAGCCCGCAGCTTTTCTATCGACCCCACTCAAGGACCCACCTCCGGCGGCAATACGGTCTCCATCACAGCGCCGAATCCTCCTAGCCTCACGTACGCGCAGGTCAGCTCAGGCGGCACCCACACCCTAGCGCTGGGAACCGATGGGAACTTGTATGGTTGGGGATCAACGTATTCCGGAGAACTCGGCGAGTTTATGGGAATAGCCTACTACCCTATCCGAATAAAAACCCCGGCGGGGGTGCAATTTAGGCAGGTTGCAGCAGGACAGTGGTTATCGCTAGCCCTAGATAGCAGAGGTCACGTCTGGACAATGGGTTCTAATACTGTCGGGCAGTTGGGACTCGGTACTATCGATGACGATAACCATCGTCAGCCAGTAGATATCAGTGCACTTGGCAAACTGCCTACTAATATAGTGCAAATCCAGGCAAGCACCTTATATGCAATGGCCTTGGATTCCGCTGGTCACGTCTGGACATGGGGCAGCAATCAAAACGGGGAACTAGGAAATGGTAGCCAACCCAGTCAGCCTATTGCAGGAGGGCGCAACGATCCCACAGACATCACGGGCCAGGGTGGGTTACCTGCTGGAATCGTTCAAATCAGCGGTGCAGCCGGTTCACCTCTTGCTCTGGACAGCGCTGGGCACGTTTGGACTTGGGGAGTGGGCACGCTCAGGAATATGCAAGATGCGGGAATTCCAGTCTCCTTAAAGCCTGTGCCCGTAGATCTTTGCGCTCTAGGCCTACTGCCCGCTTCCATAGCCCAAGTAAGCACAGGCGACATAGCCCTCGATAGAAATGGTCACGTCTGGACATGGGGAGATAACTCCAACGGCCAGCTCGGCAATGGCACAGTTTCTCCCAGTGTGGCCCCTTGGGCCCGACCCGCTGACATAACAGCACTCGGTAAACTCCCTCCCTCCGTGACTCAAATCAGCTCAGATTTCAATAGTTATCTGGTCCTGGACAGCGCGGGCCACCTGTGGACTTGGGGCTGGACTGACAATCGATTAGGCTACTCCAGCAGGTATGACTCACCTACTCCTACCGATATCACCGCACTCAACCATCTTTCGACTAACATCATTCAAATCAGCGTAGGGCATAGTATGTCAGCAGTACTTGACAGTAACCACCACATACTTACTTGGGGAGGCTCTAGTTACCTGGGTAAAGAGCCATTCGCTCCAACAACTAACCCCTACATAGCCTCCCCTATCGCATTGCCAAAGGTTGTGGTGCAACAGGTGGACTTTGATACTACGAAGTCTACTGATGACCCTAGCTGGGATGAGACCGCAAAGGTGTGGAAGGTCACAGCACCCCAGCATTGGCCCGGAACAGTCGACGTGCACATCCGCTGGGCCCTTGACGGAGATGGACAATCTGACTACATCTTGCCCTACTCCTTCATTGGCAGTGCAATAGCCCTTCTTCTGCCAGCCGCAGGAGAGCTTTCCAGGCAGAGGACTGTCGCTGTCGCCACTTGGGGGCTCGCTACCAGCGCCGTACTCGTCTTGGTCTGCCGCCAGCTAGGCTTACGTCACAAGTTCCCTAATTTGCAAAATGGTCGACACAAGCACTGA
- a CDS encoding copper-translocating P-type ATPase, whose translation MDSMDDMQGMNMGQPGREDHTGDMGSMSGMRDMGDMGGMGGMGDMSHMQGMGAMGGMGSNHNMKMPGKNGGTASDSMMHGGQMMHMGNLKRKFWVCLVVSIPVLLFSSMAGMSWWPSIHFPGSDWIALAAATFLYCYGGEPFLRGAGAELRARKPEMMTLIALGITASYFYSLYVFIYGTFVNPTSGLMGFFWELATLIDIMLLGHWIEMNALMGAGNALQKIASLLPSSAHVVDEQGHTHDLPLAQLRAGQQVRVFVGEKIPADGSVSQGDSDVNESLVTGESKSVRKGAGSKVIGGSTNGSGTLTLTVSATGRSGYLAQVMNMVSSAQSEKSQAESLADRVAGWLFYVALAISIVACAGWLITGSSFNFALSIAVTVLVIACPHALGLAIPLVTARSTSIGAQHGLLIRKRQALETARKLDVVLLDKTGTLTQGNFAVSSYCSLDSQLSDTDLIGLFAALEQDSSHPLAAGIVEKAKSLHVSIPSATQVKSIAGTGLSGLVDGRELLIVNPAYLRDHHMSAPSEEGQETMKELSTSGQTVSYLLEGERLLGFVAQGDQVKASSAQLVAELKAQGIRPAMVTGDSKSVALAVARQIGIEQEDVHAELRPEEKQEIVRSYQADGHVLAMVGDGINDAPSLVQANIGIAIGAGTDVAIDSADVVLVRSDPTNIIDYLHLAKRTTRKMVENLWFGAGYNIVAIPLAAGLLAPIGIILNPAVGALLMGLSTIVVAINAESLR comes from the coding sequence ATGGATTCAATGGACGATATGCAGGGCATGAACATGGGGCAGCCTGGGCGTGAAGACCATACGGGCGATATGGGCAGCATGAGCGGGATGCGCGATATGGGTGATATGGGTGGCATGGGCGGCATGGGTGATATGAGCCACATGCAAGGTATGGGCGCTATGGGCGGCATGGGAAGCAACCATAATATGAAGATGCCGGGCAAGAATGGCGGCACTGCTTCGGACAGCATGATGCACGGCGGTCAGATGATGCATATGGGCAATCTCAAGCGCAAATTCTGGGTTTGCTTGGTAGTTTCCATTCCCGTGTTGCTGTTCTCTTCGATGGCTGGCATGAGCTGGTGGCCCTCAATCCACTTTCCAGGCTCAGACTGGATTGCGCTCGCAGCGGCCACTTTCCTCTATTGCTACGGAGGCGAGCCCTTTTTAAGAGGTGCCGGGGCTGAGCTGCGAGCACGCAAGCCGGAGATGATGACCCTCATCGCTCTTGGCATTACGGCCTCCTACTTTTACAGCCTTTACGTGTTTATCTACGGAACTTTCGTAAACCCGACCAGCGGTTTAATGGGTTTCTTCTGGGAATTGGCCACGCTCATCGACATTATGCTTCTGGGCCACTGGATTGAGATGAACGCTCTTATGGGGGCCGGTAATGCCTTGCAAAAGATAGCTTCCCTCCTGCCCAGCTCCGCGCATGTAGTCGACGAGCAAGGCCATACGCATGATTTGCCGCTCGCTCAGTTGCGCGCGGGCCAACAAGTGCGCGTATTTGTGGGCGAGAAAATTCCCGCAGACGGCAGCGTCTCCCAAGGAGATAGTGACGTGAACGAAAGCTTGGTGACTGGCGAATCGAAATCGGTGCGCAAGGGCGCGGGCAGCAAGGTAATCGGGGGCTCAACCAACGGCAGTGGCACCCTTACACTCACCGTAAGTGCCACCGGCCGCAGCGGCTACCTGGCGCAAGTAATGAACATGGTGAGCTCAGCACAAAGCGAGAAATCGCAAGCGGAGAGCTTGGCGGACCGGGTGGCGGGCTGGCTCTTTTACGTGGCGCTGGCCATCTCTATCGTGGCCTGCGCGGGCTGGCTGATCACCGGCTCCAGCTTTAATTTTGCACTCTCGATAGCGGTGACTGTGCTCGTTATCGCCTGCCCGCACGCGCTTGGATTAGCCATTCCGCTCGTGACGGCCCGATCCACCTCAATCGGTGCCCAGCACGGCCTGCTTATTCGCAAGCGGCAAGCCTTAGAAACGGCGCGAAAACTCGATGTGGTTTTGCTTGATAAGACCGGCACGCTCACGCAGGGCAATTTTGCAGTCAGCAGCTACTGTTCGCTTGATTCACAGCTGAGCGACACTGACCTTATAGGGCTCTTTGCGGCGTTGGAGCAGGATTCTTCCCACCCGCTAGCCGCTGGCATAGTTGAAAAAGCCAAGAGCTTACATGTTTCGATTCCCTCGGCCACCCAAGTAAAAAGCATTGCAGGAACTGGGCTGAGCGGACTTGTAGACGGGCGCGAACTGCTGATTGTGAACCCCGCCTACTTGCGCGACCACCACATGAGTGCGCCGAGCGAGGAAGGCCAAGAAACGATGAAAGAGCTCAGCACTTCTGGTCAAACCGTGAGCTACCTTTTGGAGGGCGAGCGCTTGCTTGGATTTGTGGCTCAGGGCGACCAGGTGAAAGCGTCGTCGGCTCAGCTAGTTGCAGAGCTCAAAGCCCAAGGCATCCGGCCGGCGATGGTGACCGGCGATAGCAAGAGCGTAGCTTTGGCCGTGGCCCGGCAGATAGGCATTGAGCAGGAAGACGTGCATGCTGAGCTCAGGCCCGAAGAAAAGCAGGAAATCGTGCGCAGCTACCAGGCTGACGGGCATGTGCTGGCGATGGTGGGCGATGGCATCAACGACGCTCCCAGCTTAGTGCAGGCTAATATCGGCATTGCCATTGGTGCGGGCACGGACGTAGCCATTGACTCCGCCGACGTGGTGCTCGTGCGCTCCGATCCCACCAACATCATTGACTACCTCCACCTAGCGAAGCGAACCACCCGGAAAATGGTAGAAAACTTGTGGTTTGGCGCCGGTTACAACATAGTTGCGATTCCGCTGGCGGCGGGCCTACTGGCCCCAATCGGCATAATCTTAAACCCCGCAGTGGGAGCGCTCCTGATGGGATTGAGCACCATCGTGGTCGCCATCAACGCTGAAAGTCTGCGGTAA
- a CDS encoding ROK family transcriptional regulator produces the protein MPTMTSNVKSLSKALPESVRRHNRAVLLHLLYPDLALTRADLARASGLTRVAVSDIVADLVAQGLLQERGPSASAGPGKRGQLLAINPSSRSIVTLDLSAPYIFRGAVMNLLGQVTARREIPLGTAHTQEAQLELVGQLCEELMAAAQAPILGVGVASPGIVNAEGVVDDTANFGWTHVDFRRFLSNRAGLEPALISVENDANSEVLAEQQYGSGGSNLLLVHMAQGLGAGLLVGGELVRGRNRAAGEIGQVKVESGGQRRLESCISVPLLAAQMEKEPGRAQAILTQAGRLLGSALSMPVGLLDLSQVAILGQAQVVNQTFISAVEEALNEAVSADFRRRVMVLRSSLGEDAALLGACATVVRTQLYSGEIRE, from the coding sequence ATGCCTACTATGACCAGTAATGTTAAGAGTCTTTCTAAAGCTCTACCGGAGTCGGTACGTCGTCACAACAGGGCCGTGTTATTACACTTGCTTTATCCTGATCTTGCGCTTACAAGAGCCGATTTGGCGCGGGCTTCTGGCCTTACGCGCGTGGCCGTTTCCGATATTGTCGCCGATTTAGTGGCACAGGGACTTTTGCAAGAGCGAGGCCCGAGTGCGTCTGCCGGTCCAGGCAAGCGCGGCCAGTTGCTCGCTATCAATCCCAGCAGTCGCAGCATAGTCACCTTAGACCTTTCCGCACCTTACATTTTTCGCGGTGCAGTAATGAATTTGTTGGGGCAAGTGACAGCTCGGCGCGAGATTCCGCTGGGCACAGCCCATACGCAAGAGGCTCAGCTTGAACTTGTAGGCCAATTGTGCGAAGAACTTATGGCGGCCGCGCAAGCACCGATTTTGGGAGTGGGCGTGGCCAGTCCAGGCATTGTCAACGCCGAGGGCGTGGTAGACGACACTGCGAATTTTGGCTGGACCCATGTTGATTTCCGTCGTTTCCTTTCTAATCGGGCCGGTTTGGAACCTGCTCTCATCTCGGTCGAAAACGATGCCAATAGTGAAGTTTTGGCCGAGCAACAGTATGGATCGGGTGGCTCGAACCTGCTGCTCGTCCACATGGCTCAAGGCTTGGGTGCGGGGCTATTAGTAGGAGGCGAGCTGGTTCGAGGTCGCAACCGGGCTGCCGGTGAGATTGGCCAAGTCAAGGTTGAGTCCGGAGGCCAGCGGCGTTTGGAATCGTGTATTTCGGTGCCTTTGTTGGCAGCACAAATGGAAAAGGAACCTGGACGCGCGCAGGCAATACTGACGCAAGCTGGGCGCCTATTGGGCTCTGCGCTCTCGATGCCGGTGGGTTTGCTTGACCTGTCGCAAGTTGCTATTTTGGGGCAGGCTCAAGTGGTCAATCAGACCTTCATCTCGGCCGTCGAGGAAGCACTCAACGAAGCTGTTTCCGCTGATTTTCGTCGCCGCGTAATGGTTTTGCGATCGAGCTTAGGCGAAGACGCAGCCCTGCTCGGTGCCTGCGCCACCGTAGTGCGCACCCAGCTCTACTCCGGTGAAATTCGCGAATAG